The following coding sequences are from one Enterococcus sp. 4G2_DIV0659 window:
- a CDS encoding helix-turn-helix domain-containing protein, with protein sequence MEIGEKLRNLRVQKNLTQEELGERTDLTKGYISQLERDLSSPSMETFFSILEVLGITPEQFFSERTLAQKIVYKEEDSTLYYDEENGYELKWLIPESNEKEMEPVVLTFDKNGEYKTFEPSLSETFIYVIEGSVSLLLGETTYTAKKGEAMYYQATEPHQLVNHSKGKSRVVIVATESYL encoded by the coding sequence ATGGAAATCGGGGAGAAACTACGCAATTTACGGGTACAAAAAAACTTAACCCAAGAGGAACTAGGGGAACGTACAGATTTGACAAAGGGATATATTTCTCAATTAGAGCGGGATCTAAGCTCTCCTTCAATGGAAACATTTTTCTCTATTTTAGAAGTATTAGGCATCACACCAGAACAGTTTTTTAGCGAACGAACATTAGCGCAAAAAATTGTCTATAAAGAAGAAGATAGCACACTGTATTACGATGAAGAAAATGGTTATGAACTAAAATGGCTAATTCCAGAATCAAATGAAAAAGAGATGGAACCAGTTGTTTTGACCTTTGATAAAAATGGGGAGTATAAAACCTTTGAACCTTCGTTATCAGAAACGTTTATTTATGTTATCGAAGGATCGGTTTCATTATTACTTGGTGAAACAACTTACACGGCTAAAAAAGGAGAAGCAATGTATTATCAAGCCACAGAGCCTCATCAGCTGGTCAATCATTCTAAAGGGAAAAGCCGAGTTGTGATCGTGGCGACAGAATCATATTTATAA